A single Thunnus thynnus chromosome 6, fThuThy2.1, whole genome shotgun sequence DNA region contains:
- the ttc34 gene encoding uncharacterized protein ttc34 produces the protein MTAVVRPGVNVSELCEDGDRFLEAGELGRATFLYMSAFRTHATSTVSHLRKLSSLCGVISTLEGWLDSHGETPPAEGLNKGLAAVFLSTLCPNNLSATIFKMESLLHSGRHGCEEIFARCTALLEGKRTPHPEGSTRVVLEITRALACLFSEPHSVKGLKLYLNAYKSNKSETVTLVKSRQAQHLPKIVKAFTDQILHIHPSLMFDSECEVTTKRKEKLDVESYTMTEFLSALSPSNREVQEIQAAHLFFTGRFGDSAEVYSAVLQQSHCQQMSESSIDDTVQDTPERRARLLTGRAAACFSAGGRTAEACRDLGEAFEIHPACARTYFQKLFTDHGTGVAARNHLRQQAERGLSSYRERVLIRPDLRSTEGVELLDPVISQLRTLCHLEPDGGGRELRVRLADCLLLRGGHKEALSICSQLAAAQGQQSYQNTVQVLRGYARLLNDDHKGALEDFQAVIEHNAPHPSSCVRALCGRGLLRMMGGFNYLTALDYVTASRLQPQETALTVRCLVPWNCRGLLITVLLEQGRVMLEGTGEHGSTSSSSENSQQPLQGDQLQAPSKRDNHRAGTPAGVQSLAVLLMELQPSADGPQILAADALYQLGRVEEAYRLLLSIGPTCPRAPVLARLALLQLHRGFLYDTNQLLKKLIQCGDTSCLRPLLAVAQQRDRALLQAHCHSAAKRILEAKREERAVREAVAYLSIAIMASGGEAADSLLERARCYALLGQRKTAIFDFSAILREHPKHVQALCGRGFTYLMLSQQKECTHDILAALQINTDIVTKDILSLKDKARKLVCDWLHQFCRTSLSDILVTSAVPCQEEQLREAFIISGALMRTDCRNPRWHLLYVDILLAKGELKAAGAHLSQVFGQEPRDAVAQARLGVVEAWQQNYCSAARRLSKLTEKDPSSLDFLLDLIPFNQRKHMAQAAAQEASSVSSAGQWDQALTLLNVAIQAVGNHRLQYLRQRAACLAQLGLHKRAIADLDRVIQKHGGSDPSGSDDPQVWAEDLCRRGRSLVLCSREGPALEDFSRALELHRDQAIQCVEAGLGRLRLAECFLRGALLHYGEQQLSKAWTLIECGLVVDSENAELRRLRARVKREVASPCNVN, from the exons CGCCACCTCCACTGTGTCCCACCTGCGAAAATTGTCCAGCCTGTGTGGGGTAATCTCTACTCTAGAAGGTTGGCTTGACAGTCATGGGGAGACTCCGCCTGCTGAGGGTCTTAATAAAGGTCTAGcagctgtgtttctgtccacacTCTGTCCCAACAATCTTTCTGCCACCATTTTCAAAATGGAGTCTCTCCTTCATAGTGGCAGGCATGGTTGTGAGGAGATTTTTGCTCGCTGCACTGCTCTGCTTGAAGGGAAGCGAACCCCTCATCCAGAGGGGTCTACTCGCGTGGTGTTGGAGATAACTCGTGCCCTGGCGTGCTTGTTCTCAGAGCCTCACAGTGTCAAGGGACTAAAGCTTTACCTCAACGCTTACAAGAGCAACAAATCGGAAACTGTCACACTGGTGAAGAGCAGACAAGCTCAGCACCTACCCAAAATAGTGAAAGCCTTCACAGACCAAATACTGCACATACATCCCTCTCTGATGTTTGACAGTGAGTGTGAAGTGACaacaaagaggaaggaaaagctAGACGTTGAGTCTTATACAATGACTGAGTTTTTGTCGGCTCTCTCACCAAGTAACAGAGAAGTGCAGGAAATTCAAGCAGcacatttgtttttcacaggCAGGTTTGGGGACAGTGCAGAGGTGTATTCTGCTGTCTTGCAGCAAAGTCATTGTCAGCAAATGTCAGAGAGTAGTATAGACGATACAGTCCAAGACACACCTGAGAGGAGAGCTAGACTTTTAACCGGTCGAGCAGCTGCCTGCTTCTCAGCGGGCGGGAGAACTGCAGAGGCCTGCAGGGATCTGGGGGAGGCATTTGAGATCCACCCTGCCTGTGCTCGAACTTATTTCCAAAAGCTCTTCACAGATCACGGTACAGGGGTGGCTGCTCGTAACCATCTCCGTCAGCAGGCAGAGAGGGGCTTATCTAGCTACAGAGAGAGGGTCCTCATTCGTCCAGACCTGCGGTCCACAGAGGGAGTTGAACTTTTGGACCCTGTGATCTCTCAGTTACGGACTCTGTGCCATTTAGAGCCTGACGGGGGAGGCAGAGAGCTGCGGGTACGACTGGCTGACTGTCTCCTTCTCAGAGGGGGACACAAAGAGGCCCTCTCTATCTGTAGCCAGCTAGCTGCTGCACAAGGTCAGCAGAGCTATCAGAACACTGTGCAAGTTCTTCGTGGATATGCACGACTTCTCAATGATGACCACAAGGGGGCGTTAGAAGACTTCCAGGCTGTGATTGAACACAATGCCCCCCACCCATCCAGCTGTGTACGGGCACTCTGTGGCAGGGGGCTTCTTCGTATGATGGGCGGCTTCAACTACCTCACAGCACTAGATTATGTGACAGCCAGCAGGCTGCAGCCTCAGGAAACAGCACTGACTGTTCGCTGCTTAGTGCCATGGAACTGCCGGGGGCTGCTGATTACTGTTTTATTGGAGCAGGGACGAGTCATGCTGGAGGGGACTGGAGAGCACGGATCCACCTCCAGTTCAAGTGAAAACTCCCAGCAGCCACTGCAGGGGGATCAGCTTCAGGCCCCATCAAAGAGAGACAACCACAGAGCCGG GACTCCTGCTGGTGTCCAGTCCCTGGCTGTGCTACTGATGGAGCTGCAGCCCAGTGCTGATGGGCCTCAGATCCTGGCAGCAGACGCCTTGTACCAGCTTGGTCGGGTGGAGGAGGCCTACCGGCTACTGCTCTCCATCGGGCCCACATGTCCTCGGGCACCTGTTCTGGCTCGCCTcgccctgctgcagctgcaccGGGGCTTTCTCTATGACACCAATCAG CTGCTGAAAAAGCTCATTCAGTGCGGTGATACTAGCTGCTTGCGCCCCCTGTTGGCGGTCGCACAACAGAGGGACCGGGCGCTGCTGCAGGCACACTGCCACTCCGCTGCAAAACGCATCCTGGAGGccaagagagaggagagggctgTCAGGGAGGCTGTGGCCTATCTCTCCATCGCCATCATGGCTTCTG GTGGCGAGGCAGCAGACTCCTTGCTGGAGAGAGCGAGGTGTTATGCCCTGCTGGGCCAACGAAAGACAGCCATCTTTGATTTCAGTGCCATTCTTAGGGAGCACCCGAAACACGTTCAGGCCCTCTGTGGAAGAGGCTTCACCTACCTCATGCTGAGCCAACAAAAG GAATGCACTCATGATATCCTGGCAGCACTTCAGATAAACACTGACATAGTCACCAAAGACATCCTGTCACTCAAGGACAAGGCACGGAAACTGGTCTGTGATTGGTTGCATCAGTTCTGCAGGACCAGTCTGTCAGACATCCTGGTTACTAGTGCTGTCCCCTGCCAGGAAGAGCAGCTCAGAGAGGCTTTTATAATCAGTGGAGCTCTGATGAGGACAGACTGCAGAAACCCCAGATGGCATCTCCTCTATGTGGACATACTTTTAGCCAAAG GTGAATTGAAGGCAGCAGGAGCTCATCTGAGCCAGGTGTTTGGTCAGGAGCCAAGAGATGCAGTGGCCCAGGCCAGGTTGGGTGTGGTGGAGGCCTGGCAGCAGAATTACTGCAGCGCAGCTCGCAGGCTCAGCAAACTCACTGAGAAAGATCCATCCAGTTTGGACTTTTTACTGGACCTCATCCCGTTCAATCAGCGAAAACACATGGCACAG GCAGCAGCACAGGAGGCCAGCAGTGTGTCATCAGCTGGCCAGTGGGATCAGGCCCTCACCCTCCTGAATGTGGCGATACAAGCGGTGGGCAATCACAGACTCCAGTATCTTCGCCAGCGGGCTGCTTGCCTTGCACAGCTGGGCTTACACAAGAGGGCCATAGCTGACCTAGACCGAGTTATCCAGAAACACGGTGGATCCGACCCCAGCGGCTCAGATGACCCCCAAGTCTGGGCGGAGGACCTGTGTCGTCGAGGTCGCAGCCTGGTGTTGTGTTCCAGAGAAGGACCAGCTCTGGAGGACTTCAGCCGGGCCTTAGAGCTCCACAGGGACCAGGCCATCCAGTGCGTGGAAGCTGGTCTGGGCAGGCTGCGTCTGGCTGAGTGCTTCTTGCGGGGGGCACTGCTGCACTACGGGGAGCAGCAGCTCAGCAAAGCTTGGACATTGATTGAATGCGGCCTTGTTGTGGACAGTGAGAACGCAGAGCTCCGCAGACTGAGGGCAAGGGTCAAACGAGAAGTAGCCAGCCCTTGCAATGTCAACTAA
- the alas2 gene encoding 5-aminolevulinate synthase, erythroid-specific, mitochondrial — MAAFLHHCPFLKSVPMPALRRTGTSLLSLADQCPIIVRQISVSSPASLDAKLTVSPTKTKPHRLPMVDQRRLVAQTATQVAVSVSKGCPFVSSQIGMVRASPEVQEDVQRGRVTSLLRDLKNSILPAAAPTNTVTLLKDNMVGPSYDYDHFFVEKIAEKKKDHTYRVFKTVNRSAEVFPFAEDYSISGREGSQVSVWCSNDYLGMSRHPRVLSGIRDALDKHGAGAGGTRNISGTSNYHVSLEKELAQLHQKDAALVFSSCFVANDSTLFTLAKMLPGCEIYSDAGNHASMIQGIRNSGAKRFIFRHNDSRHLEELLKRSDPKTPKIVAFETVHSMDGAICPLEELCDVAHRYGALTFVDEVHAVGLYGAHGAGVGERDNVMHKIDIVSGTLGKAFGCVGGYIASSAALVDTVRSFAAGFIFTTALPPMALAGALESVRVLKSPEGQVLRRAHQRNVKHMRQLLMDKGLPVVNCPSHIIPIRVGNAELNTKVCDTLLEKHNIYVQAINYPTVPRGEELLRLAPSPHHDPAMMNYFVDKLVEVWQEAGLLINSPATASCTFCDRPLHFDLMSEWEKSYFGNMEPQYITVSA; from the exons ATGGCTGCCTTTCTTCACCACTGCCCCTTTCTGAAGTCGGTCCCTATGCCAGCTCTGAGGAGAACTGGGACCTCCTTGCTGTCACTGGCCGATCAATGTCCCATCATCGTTCGCCAGATCAGCGTGAGCAGCCCAGCTTCTCTGGATGCCAAGCTGACCGTGTCACCCACCAAAACCAAGCCTCACCGACTTCCCATGGTGGATCAAAGGAGGCTGGTTGCTCAAACGGCCACTCAGGTGGCAGTATCTGTATCGAAGGGCTGCCCTTTTGTCAGCTCTCAGATCGGGATGGTCCGAGCCAGCCCTGAAGTGCAGGAGGATGTGCAACGAG GTAGGGTGACTTCTCTGCTGAGGGATTTAAAGAATTCAATTCTCCCAGCAGCAGCTCCAACCAACACTGTCACCCTCCTCAAAGACAACATGG TCGGCCCCAGCTACGACTATGACCACTTCTTCGTTGAGAAGATTGCTGAAAAAAAGAAGGACCACACGTACAGAGTCTTCAAGACCGTGAACCGGAGCGCTGAGGTCTTTCCTTTTGCTGAGGATTACTCCATCTCTGGCCGGGAGGGCTCACAGGTGTCTGTCTGGTGTAGCAACGACTACCTGGGGATGAGTCGGCACCCGCGGGTCCTCAGTGGAATCAG AGATGCCCTGGACAAGCACGGTGCAGGAGCAGGTGGGACCAGGAACATCTCCGGCACCAGTAACTACCATGTGTCTCTGGAGAAGGAGCTGGCCCAGCTTCACCAGAAAGACGCAGCTCTGGTCTTCTCCTCCTGCTTCGTGGCAAATGACTCCACCCTCTTCACCCTGGCTAAAATGCTGCCAG GATGTGAGATCTACTCTGATGCAGGGAACCACGCATCAATGATTCAGGGAATCAGGAACAGCGGAGCCAAGCGTTTCATCTTCCGCCACAATGACAGCCGACACCTGGAAGAACTGCTGAAGCGCTCCGACCCCAAGACACCCAAAATAGTGGCATTTGAGACTGTGCACTCTATGGACG GTGCCATATGTCCTCTGGAAGAGCTGTGCGATGTAGCTCATCGTTACGGAGCTCTGACGTTTGTCGATGAGGTTCACGCTGTGGGTCTGTACGGGGCCCACGGAGCtggagtgggagagagagacaacgTTATGCACAAGATTGACATTGTTTCTGGGACCTTAG GCAAAGCCTTCGGCTGTGTGGGAGGCTACATCGCCAGCAGCGCCGCCCTGGTGGACACAGTGCGCTCCTTCGCAGCCGGCTTCATCTTCACCACTGCCCTGCCCCCGATGGCCCTGGCTGGAGCCCTGGAGTCTGTGCGGGTCCTGAAGAGCCCTGAAGGACAGGTGCTCCGCAGAGCCCACCAGAGGAACGTCAAACACATGAGGCAGCTGCTCATGGATAAAGGCCTGCCTGTGGTCAACTGCCCCAGCCACATCATCCCCATACGG GTGGGCAATGCTGAGCTGAACACTAAGGTGTGTGACACCCTGCTGGAGAAACACAACATCTACGTCCAGGCCATCAACTACCCCACAGTGCCTCGTGGTGAGGAGCTGCTGCGCTTGGCTCCCTCTCCTCATCACGACCCCGCCATGATGAACTACTTTGTGG ATAAACTCGTGGAGGTGTGGCAGGAGGCGGGGCTTCTGATCAACAGCCCGGCCACGGCTTCCTGCACCTTCTGCGACCGCCCGCTGCACTTTGACCTCATGAGTGAGTGGGAGAAATCCTACTTTGGCAACATGGAACCACAATACATAACTGTGTCTGCATAA
- the LOC137184326 gene encoding N-terminal EF-hand calcium-binding protein 1-like yields MLACTEMITMCLQSAKHEHLRKQQELDHNQNQSTSLFQDIFRRADKNDDGKLSLEEFQSYFTDGILTDEQMQELYYSIDRKQTDNLDIDKLSEYFSPHLGEYVNVLSALEKLNVAILKAMDKTKEEYQGSSVLGQFVTRFLLRETSTQLQSLQSSLDCAMEAVHDQGCTGRRIVKKPEDLPIQRVAKRPGRRIQKNMCLSPTDPYSGMLTTGVSVEPDNHWGSQINQLEQLIDKLECESPHLEPLKEDTLAGTYKSNILLVQRQMSVKERDVEPFQQALKIYTDATSSQLNNLHVSVQNLPDRSCFIMYEFWQDRLSWMSYLQSSISKTFQRCIIDSLEEPEIVSTMLLPASWWIMNNN; encoded by the exons ATGCTGGCCTGTACAGAGATGATCACCATGTGTCTTCAATCTGCCAAACACGAGCACTTGAGAAAGCAGCAGGAGCTTGATCACAACCAAAATCAAAGCACCTCTCTTTTCCAGGAT ATATTCCGCCGGGCAGACAAAAATG atgACGGGAAGCTGTCCTTGGAGGAGTTCCAGTCATACTTCACTGATGGTATCCTCACTGACGAGCAGATGCAGGAGCTGTATTACTCCATCGACAGGAAGCAGACAGA CAACCTGGACATAGACAAACTCTCAG AGTACTTTAGTCCACACCTGGGAGAGTACGTTAACGTCCTGTCTGCTCTGGAAAAGCTGAATGTGGCCATTTTGAAGGCCATGGATAAAACTAAAGAG GAGTATCAGGGCTCCTCAGTGCTCGGTCAGTTTGTGACACGCTTCCTGCTGAGGGAGACCTCCACTCAGCTGCAGTCCCTTCAGTCGTCACTGGACTGCGCTATGGAGGCTGTTCATGACCAGGGCTGCACAGGGAGGAGGATAGTGAAGAAGCCTGAGGACCTGCCTATCCAGAGGGTGGCCAAACGCCCCGGCCGACGCATCCAGAAGAACATGTGTCTCTCCCCTACAGACCCCTACTCTGGCATGCTTACCACAG GGGTCAGTGTGGAGCCAGACAACCACTGGGGCTCCCAGATCAACCAACTGGAGCAGCTCATAGACAAGCTGGAGTGTGAG AGTCCACATCTTGAACCTCTCAAAGAAGACACATTGGCGGGGACATATAAATCA AACATCCTCCTGGTCCAAAGACAGATGTCTGTGAAGGAAAGGGATGTGGAGCCATTTCAACAAGCTCTAAAGATCTACACAGATGCCACCAGCAGCCAGCTAAACAACCTGCA cgTTTCAGTCCAGAACCTGCCAGACAGATCGTGTTTCATCATGTACGAATTTTGGCAGGATCGTCTCTCCTGGATGAG CTACCTGCAGTCGTCCATCAGTAAGACCTTCCAGCGCTGCATTATCGACTCACTGGAGGAGCCGGAGATAGTCTCCACCATGCTCCTCCCAG cTTCTTGGTGGATTATGAACAACAACTGA